From the Gemmatimonadaceae bacterium genome, one window contains:
- a CDS encoding peptidoglycan DD-metalloendopeptidase family protein, with amino-acid sequence MQLAACAALLVTGAPGVLRAQSAEQRLRQQREELDAIRRERADLQSRLQELQGKAHDLRDEAQNLHRQAEVTGRLVRSLDAQLVSITSDVDSATRSLTRAEGEVQTRRGTLKRRVVDIYKRGPLYTTEALLSARTFGELVGRYKYLHELALHDRAVVHRVELLYREIEQQRALLLKLQDELRRNREEKSLEEQRLRSLEGVRSRNLEQVQASQKQIQDRLARIQRDEQRLSQLLASLEEARRRNESRPNAPAPTTSTLKTADFGKLDWPVEGEIIYRFGRVINPNNTTIRWNGIGIRAAQGTAVKAIAAGEVMVADPIGTYGLTVIVQHGGGDYSVYGSLSRADVRKGDKLSKGETLGAVGRADPEMDPHLHLEIRPKGRATDPLAWLAMRAGR; translated from the coding sequence ATGCAGCTGGCGGCGTGCGCGGCGCTCCTGGTCACGGGGGCGCCTGGCGTGCTGCGGGCGCAGAGTGCCGAGCAGCGGTTGCGGCAACAGCGCGAGGAGCTCGACGCCATCCGTCGTGAGCGTGCGGACCTTCAGTCGCGCCTGCAGGAGCTGCAGGGAAAAGCGCACGACCTGCGGGACGAGGCGCAGAACCTCCATCGGCAGGCGGAGGTGACGGGACGCCTGGTGCGCTCGCTCGACGCGCAGCTCGTCTCGATCACGTCGGACGTCGATTCGGCCACGCGGTCGCTCACGCGGGCCGAGGGCGAGGTGCAGACGCGGCGTGGAACGCTCAAGCGTCGCGTGGTCGACATCTACAAGCGCGGGCCGCTGTACACCACCGAGGCGCTGCTGTCGGCGCGCACGTTCGGCGAACTCGTGGGGCGCTACAAGTACCTGCACGAGCTGGCGCTCCACGACCGCGCCGTGGTGCATCGCGTCGAGCTGCTGTACCGCGAGATCGAGCAGCAACGCGCGCTGTTGCTCAAGCTGCAGGACGAGCTGCGCCGCAACCGCGAGGAGAAGTCGCTCGAGGAGCAGCGACTGCGCTCGCTGGAAGGCGTGCGCTCGCGCAACCTGGAGCAGGTGCAAGCGTCGCAGAAGCAGATCCAGGATCGCCTGGCGCGCATCCAGCGCGACGAACAGCGGCTGTCGCAGCTCCTGGCGTCGCTGGAGGAGGCACGCCGGCGCAACGAGTCGCGCCCCAACGCGCCGGCGCCGACCACGAGCACGCTCAAGACGGCGGACTTCGGGAAGCTCGACTGGCCGGTGGAGGGCGAGATCATCTATCGGTTCGGGCGGGTGATCAACCCGAACAACACGACGATTCGCTGGAACGGGATCGGCATTCGCGCCGCGCAGGGGACGGCGGTGAAGGCGATTGCGGCTGGCGAGGTGATGGTGGCCGACCCGATCGGGACGTACGGGCTCACAGTGATCGTGCAGCACGGCGGCGGCGACTACTCCGTTTACGGGTCCCTGTCGCGCGCCGACGTGCGCAAGGGCGACAAGCTGTCGAAGGGCGAGACGCTGGGCGCCGTGGGTCGCGCCGATCCGGAGATGGATCCGCACCTGCATCTCGAGATACGTCCCAAGGGGCGGGCGACAGATCCGCTGGCGTGGCTGGCGATGAGGGCGGGGCGGTAG
- a CDS encoding ABC transporter permease, with product MKLAVREAMLGFRRAPLLSALSITTIAFSLFAFGLFSLVALNIRHTLSALESRVEIRAFLADSTSAEAIALAMGDIGAMPEVARVEYVTPEQALERARKELGEFRDVFENGFLPASLDIRLRDGFRDPNSVKRIADTVKAQPIVDDVRFGEEWVQKLYSIRNVATAAGIILGLAFAAVSIIVIGATIRMAVMARAREISIMRLVGATDGFIRRPFLIEGFVKGVLGGVLALALTWIAASLISRYFIRTEFFGTRLALLGLLGGAVIGVLGSALSVGRQIRRVT from the coding sequence ATGAAGCTGGCCGTCCGCGAGGCGATGCTGGGCTTCCGGCGTGCGCCGCTCCTGAGCGCGCTGAGCATCACGACGATCGCCTTTTCGTTGTTTGCCTTCGGGCTGTTCTCGCTGGTGGCGCTCAACATCCGCCACACGCTGAGCGCGCTCGAGAGCCGCGTGGAGATCCGGGCCTTCCTCGCGGACTCCACCTCCGCCGAGGCGATTGCCCTGGCGATGGGCGACATCGGGGCCATGCCCGAGGTGGCGCGCGTGGAGTACGTGACGCCGGAGCAGGCGCTCGAGCGGGCGCGCAAGGAGCTGGGGGAGTTCCGCGACGTCTTCGAGAACGGCTTCCTCCCGGCCTCGCTCGACATCCGCCTGCGTGACGGCTTCCGCGACCCCAACTCGGTAAAGCGGATCGCCGACACGGTGAAGGCACAACCGATCGTGGATGACGTGCGCTTTGGCGAGGAGTGGGTGCAAAAGCTCTACAGCATCCGCAACGTCGCCACGGCGGCGGGGATCATCCTCGGGCTGGCCTTTGCCGCGGTCTCGATCATCGTCATCGGGGCGACGATCCGCATGGCGGTGATGGCGCGCGCGCGAGAGATCTCGATCATGCGCCTGGTGGGGGCGACGGACGGCTTCATTCGTCGCCCCTTCCTCATCGAGGGCTTCGTGAAGGGGGTGCTGGGCGGGGTGCTGGCGCTGGCGCTCACGTGGATCGCCGCATCGCTGATCTCGCGCTACTTCATCCGCACCGAGTTCTTCGGCACGCGGTTGGCGCTGCTGGGGTTGCTGGGTGGCGCGGTGATTGGCGTCCTGGGAAGTGCGCTCTCGGTCGGGCGCCAGATTCGCCGCGTCACGTGA